The sequence below is a genomic window from Bombus pascuorum chromosome 15, iyBomPasc1.1, whole genome shotgun sequence.
AACGTGcatgtatatatagatataatatatatatatatatttcgtgcAGTCTATGAATTCGGATAAACACATTTGCTCGGGTGTGTACGAAAGGTTTCATTGTAAATGGACTAGACtcgataaatatatcaaatgttagGAGTTATGGCACACGAGACACAGCTAATTCGTAGCCACTCTCATACGTAGAAACGAAACGTTCCTGAAATTTCTTGTACATTCGTAGTTTTGCATCCTCCGTATTAGCTCGACGTTATCATCGAACAGAAATCATATTCGTGCTTCGTTCGAACCCACAGCGCTTCACCAAAAACATTCGTGCACAAACGGTTGGTACAGTGAACGCGGTGTCGTAGACATCTTTGTTCCATTTGGTTCCTGCGATTCAGTTTGTCGTTCCGCTAAATCGAGATAATGTCATCAATACCAAGGTTGAGAGGGAATAATTTActtcataataaattttgtgatTTCTTTAACAACACACAaggcaaaatatatatttttgtcaatATAAAATGAGTAATTGTCATGTTTGCAAAAtcatatctttctttttgaGGTTATGGAAAATCGCTTTAAAGGAACGACAAATCAGAAGCAGTTGTTGCAACAACACGAACACATCCTGCAGCATAATCGTAATACTTAGAAAATACTGGGCGTGGTAGTTGGAATAGCTTACACTCTATGGTACAGTTAATAATTCGATATACAGTTTAACAGGGTTAGGGCACTCGTTACATTACggcatataatataatgaaatataatatacgtagcGTTACAACGTACAATAACACAACGGTTATCCCTGATACTTAATCCTAATCTACTCTGACTTCGGTCCTCGTGAAGTGTTAATTCGAGCCCGTACGTAAGATTAGAAAATCCTTTTTCAAAATtggaatttgaaattaatatggaattaaattaatatgaaaacaATATAATTGATTTAGGTAAAATGGACAAGAAcgaagttagtacgtaaagaTCTTGGTAGTGCAATGGGTAGTGTATTAGACTACAACCCCGTGAGGTCTCAGATCGAATCCCAGAAATTTCCCGATTCGGTATCTCGCAGATTTTCCTTGGATTTTGATCGTCTAAAAATTTCAGGGAGGAAAGTTGTcatttaaaatgaaacgaaaaaagtaaaaaattcctaactttgtgaaaatttaagaTATATCTGGGGAAAAGATAGAGAAAACTGAAAATTTCTGGAACTCATGAATTTTTcagatcaaataaaatttgtagctatcaataattcattttaaagTGATTTTCGTTGTCTTCTCAACGAGCTCGACGTGATCGAGGACAGTCGAGAAGGATTCTCTAAGCAGGAACAGGGCACACTCGACGAGATTACGTTGCTGAAAGCATATCTGTGACTAGATCCAGCTCACCATGAAGGTCGGATAGTGAAAAAATAAGTACGCGGAACTCTTTGACGTAACTTTCTTCTATGCGTGAATACTGTGTGAAACGTTTGTTATCCAAAAATGCTCTTTGGTGCTTCGATATCcttcgaaaaaattatttcttggaaATGCAACTTTTGTGTTTGTGTCATTAAGAAACTAGGAAGCAGCAACAAGAAGACTCGTCACATTCTATTCcttacgttttattatactGGGGATCATGTATCtgttgatttcttttttcaaccGATCGACGATAATCTTACAAATTTCgcaaaattttttcttctttttatcagaaattaattttcatttatttgttaaatatccttttcaatgttttatttatgaatagtGGAATGAAAACCTTTaacgttcatatatttcttAGACTCAACGATATTGTTCTACACATAACGATATTGTCTCTGAAGATACATTATTAGTTAACGAAATGGCGCCATGCTGTCTCTTGAAAGTTTCCAAATTTGTTCGGTATTCTACTTTGAAACCTTTAATTATGGTCTGTGTCACTTgacttaaattttttttaatgtcagataaaattaaattttttaatttaaattttcttcaaattctgcttctattatttattcacattCAAATGGCGCGTTACGTATCTTCCGAAACAACctgtaataataaatgcatATCGAGTAAATGCAGATCACGCAATTGGTCAACTCTTTGGATAAAATATCGCATTATTAAATACAGTGACGAATGTCGATAACATTTCCCTGGATAATAATCTCTTTCAAACGTTCCATAAATTTAATCGGTTAATATTCTActgtttttacaatttcaacaaaataattattaacgatTTTTCTTGATCGATATCGTTGCTATGGAAAGAAAAGGGGGGAGgtgtgaattattttttagaatttcacgcaagtatagaataaataaaatccagATTTTTTATCAGTTTGAATGTTTCTTGGGGACGGAATTAGTCGTAAAGTACAAGCGTGTAGATGTTAGAATTTTCGATTGCGATTTTTAATTCGGCTCAATGGTGTAGTGAGATTGTTccataaatcataaaatataaaaattaataaaaattcatttatctataaaatatttctctaaacTGGATTCTTTTTAAATGGCATAAACAATCTACATTaagcaaagaaaattttctttgtctatagatttgataaaaaaagtattttcttttcacgtATTCTGTTAATGACCATGATAAAGAATttgataaagaatttttattatgacgCGGAAGATGAAATTTGGGAATTTTTGCGACCAGCTACCGAAAAAGGACCCCTATTGGTTCTATAAGTTTCACACTCTGCGAGTTACTTGATTTCCAATGatattcgatttttctttaatttttccaaatattaattaatcaagCGTTTCTGTTACGATTCCACTTAtcaacaatatatttcttcaCCAGCTAATTTcttacttaaatatatttctcgatTATCATAACTATTGCACGATATGCAAAGCATTCTAAAAATATCCATCacgttagaaatatttaaccgAACAGAAATCTCACCAAGATAAAAGAGACAACGAACAATTTAAACACGTTAGTgcaaaattagtaaaaaaagaagaaaacaataacAGCGATAATGAGAGAAAACGACACGTgacataaatgcataaataaatgattacaATCATCTTTGTAGGGAGAAGACCGATCATGGTTCtcgaatatcatttttttttttcgttatgCTTATGCGAACTGTCTACAttaaaaacgatataaataccGATCTCCCCGATTTTCGGTGATTTTATCAAACTCAACAAGCGATTAATAGTACTAAGACACGAGTCACACTGAACGAAGAACTTTCTTATTACTAGCGAAATACATATCACGTGACTGATCACGCATCTGCGTGGCCATCATCTTGGAAATCGAACCGAACTTCGATATTAAAGCCGTGCTCTGGAGGAGAGCCTACctctttcaaataaatttcaattgtttaTTCATCGAAAACCAACCAAACGCCCcgaatgtttgaaaattatcaattaattttgtcCTACCTAGCGGAGCCttcttatataaaaaaaaaaagaaagaacggtCCAGATCGTGTTGCAGGACCCTTTCTCCTTATAACTGTGGGGCTCCATCTTCCAGAAACCTCCTCCAACAAGCACCAATCTCTGCAACTTCATTGCAACGATCCCTTAACGCGTGTCTCTACATGACAGAACACCGTGTGACATTGTACCTAGTATCTTGGTCCACATTGTTCACGCTGAGTACGCGCAGCAGCCTTTCCGTGTCTTTGCACGCATGTCTACTGGTCTGCTGCTGCTTCATCAGCATCATCGGCGTCTTCTTCTTCGGCCTCTTCTTGGTCTGCGGCAAAGTCAACTCGAGCATCTGTTCGAGTCTCAGCCGGATAGGCCAGCCGGTCTCCTTGTAGTCGTCCTCTTCGTACGTGGACTCGCTGGCCTTCTGTAAGGTCTGGAAGGCATAGTTCATAGGCAACAGCTTTCTAGGTTGAGCGAAGGAGTCGTGAACTCGAACTGGACGAGCCAGGGAAGATCTCTTCTTGGCTGGGGTCAGAGGCAACGGCTGGGTCTTCGTCGACCTGGTTAGATTGCTAGTTTTGGTGTTCTTGAGAATTCTGGTCTCGTCCAAACGAGCCAATATCTTAGCGTTCTCCTTCAGTGACGAAGAGTTTATGGAATTGGTCACTCGATAGTTGCCCATAGTGCTTTTTGCGACCAGGCTGTTGTTCTTCGTGCTTTTCACTAGTTTCAGGTTATTGTTGTTGATCGCAGTGATGCTGGGATTGTTGTTGTTGGCAACAGTGGTCACGTGGCGACACTGTTCGGCACACTGTAGGCAATCGTAGTATTTCTCGACCGCGTTACGTCGTGCTGAAGCGGAGAATCGCTCGCGAAGGTTCGCGCGATTCTGGCGCTCGCCTGGTTGGCGAGGTTGTTGTCACACCTCCTGAAGATACTTTAAGGGGCACAGAGTTTCCCTGTATAGCACCTCGCCCTCTTTGCCCGTGTGGTCCGCCGATCTCACGTCTGCGGCGCAACGAACCATCGCTACGCCATCTACCTCCTCGCCAACCTGAATCACGATCTAGGGAATTCGTATAAATAGATTACGTTGATGATACAGTATTATGGTGGATTATCAAGTGCATGTATTTAACATACGATACGTCATTATGATAAAGGCAAGGTTCTTATCAATTAATGGGCGAATAAAATTCTAGGATTTGACTTGAAAAGCATGACGTGTATGTGCATAATAAGAGAAGGACCCTAGACTTTGAAATAGCTAGGGCTATCGTAGTTGTTAAAAAGGATCTTGGCCCGGATTTGGTTCGTTCTCGTTGAAACAAGAGTATTCAAAGGAttgacaataaaataataaggaTGACAAAAATGCGAAGGTTATTTTGCGCATAATTGTGTGccttataatatacaaaaggaATACCTGGTCACGTAGTAGGGTAATCTGGTCAGTTAATTGTAAGTTGCGAGTGACCTGAAGCGTCTTCTGCCCAGACTCCACTCGCATAACGTATGCACTGGGGAAGTAACCCACTCGGCCGCCCAAACACTTCCCTTTCCACCAGTCCTTCTCTGATTTATCAATTACTGTCACTTTGTAGCCAGCTCTGCGAAACGATTAGATTTCAAATATTAGTAGAGACGTCAAAGGGGCCTGTTCTTTTCTCAGTTCAATTTGCTATCCTCCCATCTTAACCAAGAGACAAATGAAtggaaataattcaaagattGAAAAAAGTCCCTAGGACGAATAGACAGCAGATTGAACAATCCTAGTTACTTTTCTATGTCTTAACTCAGGTCTCGCCcaaactattttaattttgttaattcttaTTCCATGTAATTCTTACTTAACttttaaacaatattcaattatataagatatacAAAGTATAGTACTTGAGATGATATTTAGTAGGCGAAATTCTCCACTGCATAGAAACGTATGAATAACCGCGGTCTATTAATTCAGTGATTATCATAGAATGATTACTTCAAGTCCAACTCGTCCCGATGTCGCGCCTCGAAGTTGTACAGCACcacatataaattattaggGGGTAGAACACGTTTTCCAGGTGGATTCACGTGATTCTGATTGTTAGTGTGCGGCGAGGGGCAAGGAGAGGTGCTCGCCGATGAgtacgatttttcattttcatctgGGAGCTCCATGCTGGACATCCTGATGGCCCCCCTAATGTGCTTGTGGACGCTGTGACCCTGGCCTGGACTACATGGCGCTGCAATCGAGTCGTTCGAACCATGAATGGTATTTTTAACCTTTTCGAGACTAATTATCTTCAACTCTGCGCTATATTTTCAAGTCTGACTAATTTCATGATGTCGCTATATCTCTTCTATCAAGGAAATCCAGTAATTGATTAATACTCACATAATCTGTTGATGCTTCCACTGTCAGAATGTCTGGGTGGCGTGGACTCTCTTTGGCCGCCGGTATAGTAATCACGTGGACGATGTCGAACGTGAGCGGTGCCCTCCGGAGAATCCAAGCTGAGACTCTTCATCCTTAGGTTCAGTCTCTCGCGTCTACGTTGTGGACTATGCGGCGCTTCATGTTCCATAATGAGCGATCATAGCAAGTTAGCCTTTGAGGTTAGCTCGTAGCTCGACATTGACGCCATTTTACAAAGCAGTGTTACTTTTTCATtctgtttctcgtttcttttttctagtTTATAAGCGGATAGTTAGAATAGAGAGAAGTTAGAGAGAGTTTGCTTGCAGGAAGAAACACGAACATCTTGTCAGCAAGATGTACCTACCTACCCTTCTCGTTTTTTCAGGTTATATCTGTCATTGAAGCTCGCTGCAATGATGTATCGTTACAGCGAAAAGCTCCCggctttttttcttaaattaaacgGAGTTTAGGTAGAGATAGAGCAAGCTTGACAAGTTTCTACGATTCAAagacaatttctttttctcgcgaAAGTATAATTtcggaaaaataataaaatttaaagtaaagtaaacCAAGGTGAAAGAAacttataaagaaaaagaaagaaatttcagaATCTCAGATTTTTTAAGGATATTCAGTTAGCAGAGTAGAACGAAAAAGTGGAGAATACACGATTGTCaacaaaatttgaattcaCACGTCGATATATGCGTGCAAGAAAATTGCAGTATGCACACGTACACATAGATATGCAAGTGGAGGCTCGTAATTTTGAATCAATTCCCAGTAGAGACAACAGGTTTCCATTCATTTTCATTCTGACAAAAGTACTCATTTGGCATCAACGTCGAGACCGGAAATCAACACATACAACGAGACAGGAACACCATATAGATATACGGTAACATTACGAATGCACACAAAGAAGGTATTTCTCTCACCAGGCGATAAACTTAACTAGTATACGAAACTTTTTaacagagaaaataattttatataaaaaataaaagaaaaatggtaaaaaaaggaaaaaagacaaaaaaatgGGACACGACTCGCGCATCAAGAAGTGAAAGCATAGGAAATCGCAGGagagaacatttttatttacaatatttacatgaTTTCTCCCTTGtactaatttttcttccttttcattGACTTCGAGTTCGTTTTTCGCGCAATACTTCCTACTTCATGTCCGTTCTTCCCCTACTTTTGTGTACATTTTCACCATACTTTTAAGATTCGTACTTTTCGATCTTTTCTTTGAGGAGATAATTTCTTAGAGAAAGAAAGCTGGGAAATTAAAATGcggaataatatttaatagcttAGATTCgaataattgtacatttttttttcgttgaattttttttttttgaattttgtGACAAAACAATCCCAGATTCGACAATCGTGTTAATCATTTTGACCTTCAAAGGAAACTAGGCTAATTGAGATAATAGTTACTCAAGTGATTGGAAATTGCTCTGAAGTGGTCTTGTAGCGAGTCCTTACCTTTACGACGCGGTCTTTTTTGACACAACCTGTACGTAAACGATAAAAACTCTGCGAATAATTGGCGCCAGTATAGGGATTTTTCTGCTAATTGGTCATGCTGAATTTAGGGATAAATATCTTACATACTTAAACTGGGCGAAAACAAAGAGTTTGTAAGTTTCTATAACGAAAAAATTGAACAATACCATTAAgcgattcaaaatatttctcatttgCAATTACTTTTTCAACAAGactcaaattaaaaattgttcgctATTGAATCGGGAAAATTTGCATTAGCAATTCCATCTTTCCAATCTCGCGATTCCACGGAAAAGAGCAACAGAGTGGGTTCGCAGAAATAAATGATCAACTCCTCCGTCAAATGCTGGTTGAATGGATgaacaataaatttacaattttttactcTACATATTGTCAACTCCAAGCGTCGTTCCAGTCCTGACACGGACAAAATTTAGGCGCAAACAAGTTGTACAAGTTAAATGAAGAGAACTTTGTATGCAATTCCAACGTTTGTTCACTTTAGCGCAATTCCAGCGAACTTCTTCGATTTGTGGGTAAACAAAGGTATTCGGAAAAACAGAATTGTATACATAAAAGTTGATCGACATTCGCTTTCCTTGAAACAGGACGAGCAATTTCACCTTCGATTCCTCGACAATTTTAAGCTGCCTCTCTAATTTCACACAAAACTGAAACCAACCGATTTATACTTCGAAGTTGTATGTTTCAATGTCGCGAAACTTCAGCAATTCCAGCGAGTAACACGCACACGTATCACGTCACGATATACAAACGAAGACCGTACACATCGATCTCCCCCATTGGATTTTCACAATTCGCAATTCCATTCCCATGCCCTAGCAATTCCACGTTTTCAGCCCACTCACGAGCGTTTCACCGTCTAAAACCTACTCCACAGTCCACAACTAGTAATTATAGATCACGAGTCGCTAGATTTCAGTTTCTAGAAGCTTTAAATCCATTTGTTTTCGAAACGCAGATCGCTCAAGCGACGCGCGCCAAGTTCAAAGGTCATCGTTTTCTGTTGGAGCCATGGTAAGAACGTTCGGGCGTCTTTTGCGAAGAGGTCGAAGGTTTCTCTTGGGTCATCAACACCAGTGGCTGCCCGAATGGTCTGGTTCCCGACATTGATCCACCGCTGCCCCGTCCTGGTCAATGGAATTGCAACGATTCCGAGATGATTTCGCCTTGATATGTTTTCTCACGCGCTTTTCACTCCAACTGtagctctttctctctcagtACAAGCACTGTTTAATTTAGTCTCACTTTTCAGGTTGGTTTTAGTCGTTAGTAAGTGCAATTCCGTGGGATTTCCCCGTCCAGCGCTAGTGGCGCCGTTATCGGTGCTCTCCCTATCTGTTACCGCGATATTCGAAGATTTCACCTCTTTCTGCCTTAGATGATTCGTTTGTTTCGCCATGGAATCGATTGGAATTGCGCATTTAGGCTCCATGATGAAATTGGTTAgttttttttaacattgacGCTAAAGTCGATTACTACGGAGACTAGGGAATTGGCGATAATGACTGCTGTTTCTTTGGGAACGTTTCAAGCGATTTGGGACTGTTGATCGGAttagtttctttttgtttttattttttaatgaaactgtCAAAGTTACTCGTTCAAGAATCGAAGATTGTCTGTTTGTGATTTCTTCGTTACTTGAAGTTGGGGGACAGAAAGCGGGCAAACGTTTCTCTCTTCGTCCGTAGGAAGCCTCGTGGTGAAACTTAAACTTCCCACCTTATCGAGAACTCTTAAAGCGATGATCCTGTTTCCCCCAATCTTTTTCCAAGATAAACGATCGACGAAAATTCACGTAGGACACATTGCACgatgataaaataacaaaaatatttgcgaaaaGTTTCACGTTTATAGAagacgataaatttttaaaaaatattcacacTGTAATTATCATTGAGGTAACACCAACAACGATTTATCCATTTTAAAAGTTTTCAcgatttttgcaaaattccaGAAATATTTCGGTTCAAAAATCTAGAGACTGAAAAATCCGTAGCGTAAAGTCGATGATCTCGGGAAAGTGATGACGATGGGCTAAATCCATCGGTGCATGCGGGGAATCACGAATAGTACGATAAAAATAGTACAGATGGCGCGCGTGTTAAGAGGAAGAATGAAGATGAAGTAGgagaagaaacagaaagagagacagagaaaatACTGgatagataaaaagaaaaaagaggcaAAAGTTACGAGTCATGTCCCTAAAGAAGAGTATATTTCTGttgattaaaagaataaaaagagagaacagGGTAAAGTGCCACCTTGAAGCAGAGATTGCTCTAACAGATGCATAAACTTGATGAAGTCGCTTCAGGATTGCATCTTACTCTTCTTAATCATCTAATgctttcatataaaatatatttgctgAACTTTAACCGAAATCAATAGCTTTCCTCATGTTCCAAGtacttttaatacatttttctcttgGCACAGGTGCCAAGTTTTACTTCAGATCTTCTCTCAGAGGAAGCAGCATAGATTTGACATTTAACAAAGACCTCAAGAAGGAAGAAACCTTTATAAGACTCTCTTAAGTGAAATGGATTGAACCGAAGGGTATAATTCTTAGCAGAATACAATGCTGTACTGAACTGAAAggaattttgttctttttctacttttaaacattttttccatttcagtttgtaataaattaagcATAATATGAAATAGAATAACTTTAGTCTAACATACAATGATTTCTCTAATGTACTTTATAGCACAAAACTACATCAACTACTCCAacaagtaaaataaatgttcTAAATGGGAGTATTTACTTCTTTCAGCTACCTGACTCATTTCTAACTCCTACGCTCTCACATACCCATAAATTTCTTCTACGTTAGCAGAAACTTTCAGAATCTACAATTCACTGGGTCAACCAAGCTTCAACAACTTAAGTAATTTGTCAGCAATTATCTTTGCACGGTAGAATGCACCTGAAGAGCACTCCAGTCACAGATTTCAAGAAACAGAGGAATTACGCCTTTCCTATAGGGAGGCTCTGCTTCAAGGTCAAGAGGAATTGGTGCTGTGCCTTACCAGAGGTGGACGAGGAACAAGGGTGGGAGGAAGCCCTCGCTGACGAAGGTGCTGGAGGATGATCTGCTGTGGGAGGCGTAGGTGGTGAGTTTGTCGAGTTTCCACGGATCTCGCCTGCCTGCTTCAGCACCTGGTATATGGCGTCCACGTCTGCTCACACGAGATAGACAGGTAGCAATGCAAAAGCAGAGAGACATCACACGAGgtgctttcttttctttctttccagtacttttattttctttttttcttttgcttggttcacttttctttcctttccttttctttgtcCTCAACTTTATGACTCGAAGCAGATGCTCCTTGGGCAACAAGTGTCTTTAGTTGGTCCTTCATAACTTATTAATTAGTTGTAATTTAatccattatatttatttgcttGCTGTATAAATAGTTTCccttattaatatataatggGGTTTGTTGTATTTGTTtggatatttagaaaaatgaaaatagtatCTTTTTGTATAGAATTAAGAAAGAGTACTTAGAACAGTAACGTTGGTCAATTGTAAAGACACCTGTTCATGGTAGCCATACTTCTCATCAAGAGTTGAACTTTATTATTGTACACTGATAGTGTGTTTTAGTGCCATTTGTTCAGAGCCACCTAGTTGCATGTGCCGAGCAATAAAAAGCCCAttatagaagaagaaatttacacttagaaatttcaaaagaattcAATGGAGATCGTAGAAAATTCGAGATTTAAAGGGGAGCCAGAATCTATCTCCATCAGTGGCATAATTTAGGTTGAAATCATTCAAAGTCAATTTGCAACATTACTGGCTGCACAGCGGATAACAAAATTGGCATCGATCGTTCGGAGGATGGGTTGACAGTGACGTCAATTGAAGTAAATCAGGTTGAAAGGATTAAGAGCACGTAACAAGCGATCGCTTAACAGGAGATTAAGCCAGGGAATCTCCCAATAATTTTTGACACCTTTCAAACAAATCCATCGTTTCAACACTATGCGCAGTGTTCTTTATgtcaagaattaaaaaatacggtttttcttatatttataggAAGATTCAGTGACTctgaatatttgataaacaaaacgagtaataaatatacatatgatagtgaataataaataattgaacagACTAATGTTATATACATCAATAGTTGACATATATGGCACTAGTGTTACATCATCATTTGTCATATTGCTTAAGATAAAACAACGTAACTAAAGATAGTATTCCTATCTAAAATTATATGCAAGCCCTTGAGAAGCAATTCTTTCCaaatctaaataataaataacaactACCTAACTAACTGACTGTATTAACaaatagatatgtatattgtGTGTACTAATAATTGACACTAACATGACACTGCTGTCGCCTCTCCAGTTGTCACAATGTTAAGAAGGAAactaatttaaacaaatacatCATTTTCATCTCAAATCATATAAAAGCCTACCAGAACCTTTCCTAACTCTTTTTTAAGACTACTGCTCTAACCTGAAAGCTTCCATCTTAGCTGGGAGCTAATGGAACTTAAAGAGTCTCCGAGCGATCGACTTTTCAGCTTCAGTGACTCTGAACGACACCAAGCCACACGAAACACCGAGTTACACCATAGAGAAagagtttttcctttttcttgtAGCCTGTTCAGGCGATCGAGGGAcgcgaagaggaagaaagaaggttGAAGGATGAATGATCCGATTAATTTGTTAATCGCGATGGGCTGTGATGCATACCATGATCTCTGACCCTTTCCGTGCCTTGCACGTCGATGAATCGCGTTCAGGGAATTCGATCAAGGTGAGAAGATGAGGAGCAGAGCTTCGTTGAAAAAAGATTTGATCCTTCGTTTCCTTTCgcatctttttctttgtttcagtTTATGGATCGATCGATACTCTTATCTAATGAAACTGTCCATGCACAAACTATTCTGATCCTGGTACTTTGGATgcagtaatttattttagcaATTAGAATGCCAAAGTGAGAAACTAAACTTTCGAACAAGCTGGAATGTTGAACTGCAGCACCGAGATTGATCCAGAATTAAATTCCACGCCATCAGGCTTAAATTTCAGTATAGCGATTCATCAATTTCACGCAATCTGTTTCATCCGGCTGGCTCCAATCCCGGATCGATCATCTCCCTCATCCCTGCAgttcaattttctttcctcctgAAAACCTTTCGCCGTAATACAAAGAAATCTGCCTCGGATTTTCAATATGAAAATGACGAACCACAGTGAATAGACTTGGTATGATAGCGAGACTGTCATCAAATTGATCGAAGATAAACTTGGTGCTTCCGAGGGTGTCAAAGATTCGGTTAATAATAGATTCGTCTCATTTCTTAGAGCATCGATCATCCGCGacaacgagagagaaagaaagagagagagagagagagtgagagagagagaaaggggataagaaaatcaattttgacACAATCGCATTCCCAAACTGGCGAGTACTTACTGT
It includes:
- the LOC132914515 gene encoding uncharacterized protein LOC132914515, whose protein sequence is MGNYRVTNSINSSSLKENAKILARLDETRILKNTKTSNLTRSTKTQPLPLTPAKKRSSLARPVRVHDSFAQPRKLLPMNYAFQTLQKASESTYEEDDYKETGWPIRLRLEQMLELTLPQTKKRPKKKTPMMLMKQQQTSRHACKDTERLLRVLSVNNVDQDTRYNVTRCSVM